In a single window of the Balaenoptera acutorostrata chromosome 3, mBalAcu1.1, whole genome shotgun sequence genome:
- the SLC51B gene encoding organic solute transporter subunit beta, producing the protein MGYNEELTGAPPGTEVPQELLEEMLWFFRVEDATPWTSSMFALVAVVVVISIVFLGRNIQANRNQKRLPPEKQTPGVLYLAEARNKDDNNLTTLRETLLSEKPKLAQVEMEVKDSEVPPAILPDPRESER; encoded by the exons ATGGGCTACAATGAGGAGCTTACTGGAGCCCCACCTGGCACCGAGGTGCCTCAGGAGCTGCTGGAAGAAATGCTTTGGTTTTTTCGCGTAGAAGATG CAACTCCTTGGACTAGTTCCATGTTTGCCCTGGTGGCCGTGGTGGTCGTGATAAGCATCGTCTTCTTGGGAAGGAACATCCAGGCAAACAG AAATCAAAAGAGGCTGCCACCGGAAAAACAAACTCCAGGAGTCCTGTACTTGGCCGAGGCCAGAAACAAAGATGACAACAACCTGACCACCCTAAGAGAGACTCTGCTCTCAGAAAAGCCAAAGTTGGCCCAGGTGGAAATGGAGGTAAAAGACAGTGAAGTGCCGCCAGCCATTCTTCCAGACCCACGAGAATCTGAGCGCTAG
- the RASL12 gene encoding ras-like protein family member 12 translates to MSSVFGKPRAGSGQQSAPLEVNLAILGRRGVGKSALTVKFLTRRFISEYDPNLEDTYSSEETVDHQPVHLRVMDTADPDTPRNCERYLNWAHAFLVVYSVDSRQSFEGSSSYLELLALHAKETQRSYPALLLGNKLDMAQYRQVTQAEGMALAGRFGCLFFEVSACLDFEHVQHVFHEAVREARRELEKNSLARPLFISEERALHHQAPLTARHGLASCTFNTLSTACLKEMPTVAQAKLVTVKSSRAQSKRKAPTLTLLKGFKIF, encoded by the exons ATGTCCTCGGTGTTCGGGAAACCCCGCGCGGGCAGCGGGCAGCAGAGCGCTCCCCTCGAGGTCAACTTGGCCATCCTGGGGCGCCGCGGAGTGGGCAAGTCCG CCCTGACGGTGAAGTTTCTGACCAGGAGGTTTATCAGCGAATATGACCCCAACTTGG AGGATACCTACAGCTCCGAGGAGACCGTGGACCACCAGCCTGTCCACCTGAGGGTCATGGACACTGCAGACCCG GACACCCCCAGGAACTGTGAGCGCTACCTGAACTGGGCCCACGCCTTCCTGGTGGTGTACAGCGTCGACAGCCGCCAGAGCTTCGAGGGCAGCAGCAGCTACCTGGAGCTGCTCGCTCTGCATGCGAAGGAGACGCAGCGCAGCTACCCTGCTCTGCTGCTGGGCAACAAGCTGGACATGGCCCAGTACAG GCAGGTCACTCAGGCAGAGGGCATGGCCTTGGCGGGCAGGTTCGGGTGCCTGTTTTTCGAGGTCTCTGCCTGCCTGGACTTCGAGCACGTGCAGCACGTCTTCCATGAGGCAGTACGAGAGGCACGGCGGGAGCTGGAGAAGAACTCCCTGGCCAGGCCCCTCTTCATCTCCGAGGAGAGGGCCCTGCATCACCAGGCCCCACTCACGGCCCGGCATGGGCTGGCCAGCTGCACCTTCAACACACTTTCTACTGCTTGCCTGAAGGAGATGCCTACCGTGGCCCAGGCCAAGCTGGTCACTGTAAAGTCATCCCGGGCTCAGAGCAAGCGCAAGGCGCCCACCCTGACACTGTTGAAGGGCTTCAAGATCTTCTGA